The following is a genomic window from Actinomycetota bacterium.
GGCGCAGACGCCCTCGGCGGCGACCACGGCCCGGGTGGCGGCGGCGGCGGCCCGGGCCGGGCCGTCGGGGAGCGGGTCGAGGGGCTCGGCGGCCGGGGGCTCCGGCCACTCGGGGAACACCAGGCCGCCCCGCAGGCCGAGGGCGGCCTCCCTGGGGACCACCAGCTGGCTGTAGGTCACCGGCAGCAGCAACCCGCGCTCCAGCAGCCAGCTCGCCGGCTCGGCGTCGGGGTAGCCGGCGAAGCGGCCGTAGCCGACCCCCATCACGGTGATCGGGCCGGTCGCGGCCAGCGCCTCGTCGAGCAGCCGCCGCGCGTCCTGGTCGGCCCCGGCCGCCGCCCGCCCCACCACAGCGGGGTCGGCCAGGGCGGCGCTGACGGCCCGGACCAGGGCCGCCTTGCCCGTCCCGGGCGGCCGGGGCGCGCCCAGATTGGCCAGGATGCGCTCCAGCTGCTCGGCGCTCACCCCGACCTTGGCCAGCTCGGCCACGGGCGGGCCGAGACCGCCCGGGCGGCCGAACGGCGCCCCCAGCCCGGGTGGCCCGGCGATGTTCCCGTCCGGGTCGGTGAGGGCGATGCCCAGCTCGGCCAGGACGGCCAGGCCGGCCTGCAGGCGCTCCGGGTCGAGGCCGGGCCCGGCCGCCGCGGCCAGGCCGGCCACGGTGGCCGGCGGGCCGAGCACGGCCAGCAGCTCGGCCAGGCGGAGGGTGCCCAGATCGAGGGTGCGCAGCGCCGCAGCCAGCGACGCCGGCGTGCCCGCCCGGCCGGCGAGCTCCGGGAACGACGCCGGCGCCGGCGGCGCCAGCAGATCCGGCCGGCGCTCCAGCAGCCGGCGCAGCTCGGCGTCGGAGAGGCCGGAAAGGGCGGCCGCGTAACCCGGCAGCGGTCCTCCTTGGTACGGGGGGGGTCGAGGACTGTCAGCCCGCCCAACGGGGCGAGCCCGAACCACCCAGAGTAGCGACTTCCCCGTCCCCAGTCATGCACCCAGTCCACAGCCGCAACGGCCGAGGTACCGCGTCCTTTGCGGGACCGCGGACGCTACGAACGGGTGGCCAGGCGGGTGACCAGGTCGCGTTCGTCTGAGCCGAACCAGGGGGGGTCGCCGGCGGCGGCGTTCTCGGTCATGCGGCCGGGGCGGGAGGTTGCGGGGATCGCGAGGGTGCAGCGGGGGTCGGAGAGGCCCCACTTGAGGAGGGCCTGGGGCCAGGTGGTGACGCCGAACGGCTCGAGGGGGGCGAGGTCGGCCGGGGACGGCCAGCGGCGGAGGACCGAGCCGCGGCCGAAGGGGCGCATCAGCATGACGCCGAGGCCGAGATCCTCGGCCAGGGGGAGGACGGAGCGTTCGACGTCGCGTTCGAGGGGGTTGTAGGGGACCTGCACGAAGCCGATGCGGCCGCTGCGCATCACCACCATCAGCTCGTCGAAGGCGGTGGCGTCGTAGTGGGTGGCCCCGACGACGTCGATCAGGCCGTCGTCGCGGAGGCGTTCCAGCCGGTCGAGGCGGGCCGGCCAGGCGACCAGGTTGTGGATCTGGTACAGCTCGACCCGGCCGTGGGCGTGGCGCAGCGACGCCTCGATCTGGCGCTCGGCCTGGTCGTCGTCGGCGGTCCAGACCTTGGTGGCGACGATCGCCTCGTCCCGCCGCCCGTCCAGGGCCAGGCCGAGGACCCGCTCGGCCTCGCCGTACATGGGCGAGGAGTCGAACAGGTTGGCCCCGGCGTCGAGCGCCTCCTCGACGATCCGGCGGCTGGTCGCCTCGGCCGCCCGGCCGCGCACGTCAAGGGTCCGCGAGGTCCCCATGCCGACCACCGGCACCTTGAAGCCGTTCGGTCCGAGCGTCCGCCGCTCCATCTGCCGCCTGCCCTCCCGGTCCCGACTGGCCCCGAAGCGGACAAGCCTACCGCGCCCGTCCAGCCAGGGTGGGCGGCCACGGACGGACGCGGCGCGGACCGTTAGCCCATGCGGACGCGGCGGCGGAAGGCCAGCGCCGTCAGGGCGAAGGTCAGGGCGCTGAACAGGGCGGCGGCGAGGAAGCCCTTGAAGATGACCTCGGCGTTGAACTCGCCCAGGAAGCTGCGGGCCGCCTCGACCACGTAGGTCATGGGGTTGAGGCTCACCGCCGTCTCGAACCAGCCGGTCATCAGCTCCCGCGGCACCGCGCTCGGCGTCAGGAACAGCAGCGGGAAGAAGATGATGAAGGTCGACTGGGTGGCCCGGACCGACCCGGTGGCCAGGGCGACGGCGATGCTCACGGAGGCGAA
Proteins encoded in this region:
- a CDS encoding aldo/keto reductase; this encodes MERRTLGPNGFKVPVVGMGTSRTLDVRGRAAEATSRRIVEEALDAGANLFDSSPMYGEAERVLGLALDGRRDEAIVATKVWTADDDQAERQIEASLRHAHGRVELYQIHNLVAWPARLDRLERLRDDGLIDVVGATHYDATAFDELMVVMRSGRIGFVQVPYNPLERDVERSVLPLAEDLGLGVMLMRPFGRGSVLRRWPSPADLAPLEPFGVTTWPQALLKWGLSDPRCTLAIPATSRPGRMTENAAAGDPPWFGSDERDLVTRLATRS